One window of Uloborus diversus isolate 005 chromosome 3, Udiv.v.3.1, whole genome shotgun sequence genomic DNA carries:
- the LOC129219165 gene encoding zinc finger and BTB domain-containing protein 18.3-like, which translates to MEDQQFCLKWCDHHSNMLNVFGRLLRDGALCDVTLACEGSTLKAHKLVLSASSSFFQDLFSENPCTHPIVILPELKYVDIKALVDFMYNGWVNVMETQLTTLLKAAEILKIKGLGEAHDLHSSTYPLIPDTLGSSSNPSSSKSHSSTLFTENRESLPKNACPQKNEDPYNAPSMPSSTDDRLVDSCKHDVSTGDAASELRVKENDSSFDNVTDIEPDTVPSVMEQTMTTEDVIPGRSLLEKTILTMDIVLIKKITFLDSFLEKNLEKHMIIHKDCDFSDVVSKQEEEIESSSSPIISEKNLVKLPVSCSSCNYTLNTMSDAQSHLSMNPNCRTSQFKCLLCPKLFIWPATLIKHFREQHQGPGGIARVTQRLWYFCDTCKKPLLSKHALFLHRSKFHGIGTDNVSESSENLNMCKRGRKTGTRVCRLCKRTFTSTTEYHSHLQNFHRNKELSSSYAVESASSMNESFSSTENESNSTQSVI; encoded by the exons ATGGAAGATCAACAGTTTTGTTTAAAATGGTGTGATCATCATTCTAATATGTTAAATGTATTTGGACGTCTGTTGAGAGATGGAGCTCTTTGTGATGTCACATTAGCTTGTGAGGGCTCAACTCTGAAGGCTCATAAACTTGTATTGTCAGCCTCTAGCTCATTTTTTCAAGATCTTTTCTCTGAAAACCCATGCACTCATCCTATCGTTATTTTACCAGAACTCAAGTATGTTGATATCAAAGCTCTAGTAGATTTTATGTACAATGGTTGGGTAAATGTCATGGAAACACAGCTTACAACTCTTTTGAAGGCTGCAGAAATACTGAAAATCAAAGGTTTGGGCGAAGCTCATGATCTTCATAGTAGTACTTATCCTTTAATTCCCGATACACTCGGTTCATCCTCTAATCCTTCATCGTCAAAATCACATTCTTCTACGCTTTTTACTGAAAATAGAGAAAGTTTACCGAAAAATGCTTGTCCACAAAAGAATGAAGACCCATACAATGCTCCATCAATGCCTAGTTCTACTGATGACAGACTGGTAGATTCTTGCAAGCATGATGTATCCACTGGTGATGCTGCATCTGAATTGCGAGTGAAAGAAAATGACAGTTCCTTTGACAATGTTACGGACATAGAGCCTGATACAGTCCCTTCAGTTATGGAACAGACAATGACCACTGAAGATGTTA ttcctggAAGAAGCCTTCTTGAAAAAACAATCCTTACAATGGATATTGTTTTAATAAAGAAGATTACATTTCTAGATAGCTTTCTGGAAAAAA ATTTAGAGAAACACATGATAATCCATAAAGATTGTGATTTCAGTGATGTTGTGTCTAAACAAGAAGAAGAAATag AGTCAAGTTCATCTCCAATAATATCGGAGAAAAATTTGGTTAAGTTGCCTGTATCATGTTCATCTTGCAACTATACATTAAACACTATGAGTGATGCACAAAGTCATCTAAGTATGAATCCTAATTGCCGTACATCTCAGTTCAAATGCCTCCTGTGCCCTAAACTTTTTATTTGGCCAGCAACTTTGATAAAGCATTTTCGAGAACAACACCAAGGTCCTGGTGGAATTGCTCGAGTAACTCAGAGATTATGGTACTTTTGTGACACATGCAAAAAACCATTACTTAGCAAACATGCCCTCTTTCTGCATAGAAGCAAGTTTCATGGAATTGGAACAGATAATGTGTCTGAGTCTTCAG AAAACCTAAACATGTGTAAGAGAGGTCGAAAGACTGGCACTAGGGTATGTCGTTTGTGTAAAAGAACTTTCACTTCAACTACTGAATATCATAGTCATCTTCAAAACTTTCACAGAAACAAAGAGTTATCATCTTCTTATGCTGTTGAGTCTGCGTCTTCCATGAATGAATCTTTTTCTTCAACTGAAAATGAATCAAATTCCACTCAAAGTGTCATTTAA